The following coding sequences are from one Eurosta solidaginis isolate ZX-2024a unplaced genomic scaffold, ASM4086904v1 ctg00000151.1, whole genome shotgun sequence window:
- the LOC137235683 gene encoding serine/threonine-protein kinase greatwall-like isoform X2, with product MEKEEAACVQYQLCDYKTPKKTSMLIDGERLIDKINILTTRQDNQTCTKLPTIKDFVIIKPISRGAFGKVFLGYKNNDPNKLYAIKVMRKSDMINKNMVSQVITERNALALSRSPFCVSLFYSLQSISYIYLVMDYMVGGDLKSLLTMYGYFDESVARFYVAEVALALQYLHEHGIVHRDIKPDNMLLSGTGHVKLTDFGLSKIENRKDLEISDLINISPTLNTRTPGQLLSLTSHLSFGSEKKIECGTGTSNLMNAMNKRNVITESSDSEADTSLNEAERTSDSKISGVSPFFSADEINISATHTCNATNTQLTDSTSSYHTCTSTELSKNDGSANTISANNTRHVGFADISIVMKVENDSAAVSKANCNIQRLRISKCPEDSGVSSRKSDCSSSQINTTTSSMDKAENMCVSKTDTSCSDYSRSYNVNISNETNSMRSPFRNLSKNFKRPELLRGMKRKLNLLNRSENSPYLEADGSNMTSKSGSTGLTQEIDILDIGSSTPKKRKAANGVLKVRSLSDDDMPQALNEHVTNVVFSTPVSSQKILRRDGGLLGKLKATRFALPPSMDTKRLEQAAEKTSMQYLKMAADDPTMSPINLGNNLPKTPKRINTPFRTPKSVRRGATRQSSDRILGTPDYLAPELLLRHGHGPAVDWWALGVCFYEFMTGLPPFNDETPQKVFDNILHKNIEWPEGDEALSSEAVEAVDLLLTIDPNARPAAKEVQQMRFFDSIDWKNMENEEPPFVPTPDNPTDTAYFEARNNLQHLKLSNFTMED from the exons ATGGAAAAGGAGGAAGCTGCATGTGTGCAATACCAGCTATGTGATTACAAGACACCCAAAAAGACATCCATGCTAATTGATGGAGAACGTTTAATAGataaaattaatatattaacAACGCGACAAGATAATCAAACATGCACAAAG CTACCTACAATCAAAGACTTCGTTATTATAAAACCAATAAGCCGCGGCGCATTTGGAAAAGTGTTTTTGGGCTATAAAAACAATGATCCTAATAAATTATATGCAATCAAAGTGATGCGTAAATCCGATATGATAAATAAGAATATGGTATCACAAGTTATTACAGAGCGTAATGCCTTAGCATTGTCACGTAGCCCATTTTGTGTTAGCCTATTTTACTCGCTGCAATCCATCTCCTATATCTATTTAGTAATGGATTATATGGTGGGCGGTGATCTCAAATCATTACTTACCATGTATGGCTACTTTGACGAATCAGTTGCGCGTTTTTATGTAGCAGAAGTTGCATTAGCATTGCAATATTTACATGAGCATGGAATTGTGCATCGTGATATAAAGCCAGATAATATGCTGTTATCGGGGACTGGTCATGTAAAGTTGACTGATTTTGGTTTGAGCAAAATTGAGAATAGGAaag ATTTGGAAATTTCCGATCTGATAAATATTTCGCCTACGCTAAATACACGTACACCTGGTCAGTTGCTTTCATTAACGTCGCACTTGTCTTTTGGCTCGGAGAAGAAAATAGAATGTGGCACAGGCACTTCTAATTTGATGAATGCTATGAATAAACGTA ATGTAATAACTGAATCATCAGATAGTGAAGCAGATACATCATTGAATGAAGCTGAACGCACAAGTGACAGCAAAATTTCTGGTGTCTCACCATTCTTTTCagctgacgaaattaatatatctgCAACACACACATGCAACGCAACTAAt ACACAACTCACCGATAGCACATCTTCCTATCATACATGTACATCAACAGAATTAAGTAAAAATGATGGAAGTGCGAATACAATTTCAGCCAATAACACGCGTCACGTTGGCTTTGCAGATATAAGTATTGTCATGAAAGTTGAAAATGACTCTGCTGCTGTTTCTAAAGCAAACTGCAAT ATACAGCGTTTACGCATTTCAAAATGTCCAGAAGACTCTGGTGTATCGAGTAGGAAAAGTGACTGTTCTAGCTCGCAGATTAATACAACTACAAGTTCTATGGATAAGGCTGAAAATATGTGTGTTTCTAAAACTGATACAAGCTGTTCAGATTATTCACGCAG CTACAACGTCAACATCAGTAATGAAACCAATAGCATGCGCTCACCATTTCGCAACTTATCGAAAAATTTTAAACGGCCAGAACTGCTTAG GGGTATGAAACGCAAGCTGAATCTTCTTAATCGTTCTGAAAATTCACCCTACTTAGAAGCGGATGGTTCTAATATGACTTCTAAATCAGGTAGTACTGGCCTTACACAAGAAATTGATATCCTAGACATTGGTAGCAGTACACCGAAAAAGCGTAAAGCAGCCAATGGTGTTCTAAAAGTTCGTTCACTCTCTGATGATGATATGCCACAGGCTTTAAATGAACATGTCACCAATGTTGTCTTTTCAACACCCGTTTCCTCGCAAAAGATATTACGTCGTGATGGTGGTTTACTGGGCAAACTTAAAGCTACGCGTTTCGCATTGCCTCCGTCAATGGATACAAAAAGATTAGAACAAGCAGCAGAAAAAACTAGTATGCAATATTTAAAAATGGCAGCTGATGATCCTACTATGTCACCCATAAATTTGGGTAATAATTTGCCCAAAACACCAAAACGTATTAACACACCATTTCGCACACCAAAATCTGTACGTCGTGGTGCTACACGACAATCTAGCGATCGCATACTCGGTACACCTGATTATTTAGCACCAGAATTACTATTGCGGCATGGACATGGTCCGGCTGTAGATTGGTGGGCACTTGGTGTTTGTTTCTATGAATTTATGACGGGTTTGCCGCCATTCAATGATGAAACACCACAAAAGGTTTTCGACAACATTCTAcataaaa ATATTGAATGGCCTGAAGGTGATGAAGCCCTCTCCAGTGAAGCAGTCGAAGCAGTTGATTTGTTGCTCACAATTGATCCGAATGCACGTCCGGCAGCCAAAGAGGTTCAGCAAATGCGTTTCTTTGATTCTATAGATTGGAAAAATATGGAAAACGAGGAGCCACCATTTGTACCAACTCCTGATAATCCCACCGATACAGCATATTTCGAGGCGCGTAATAATTTACAACATTTGAAGTTGTCTAACTTTACGATGGAGGACTAA
- the LOC137235683 gene encoding serine/threonine-protein kinase greatwall-like isoform X1 produces MEKEEAACVQYQLCDYKTPKKTSMLIDGERLIDKINILTTRQDNQTCTKLPTIKDFVIIKPISRGAFGKVFLGYKNNDPNKLYAIKVMRKSDMINKNMVSQVITERNALALSRSPFCVSLFYSLQSISYIYLVMDYMVGGDLKSLLTMYGYFDESVARFYVAEVALALQYLHEHGIVHRDIKPDNMLLSGTGHVKLTDFGLSKIENRKDLEISDLINISPTLNTRTPGQLLSLTSHLSFGSEKKIECGTGTSNLMNAMNKRNVITESSDSEADTSLNEAERTSDSKISGVSPFFSADEINISATHTCNATNTQLTDSTSSYHTCTSTELSKNDGSANTISANNTRHVGFADISIVMKVENDSAAVSKANCNGCKLEDYKNQNKFLVKVEPYEQEETSFEFNMVRKRTIDEIQRLRISKCPEDSGVSSRKSDCSSSQINTTTSSMDKAENMCVSKTDTSCSDYSRSYNVNISNETNSMRSPFRNLSKNFKRPELLRGMKRKLNLLNRSENSPYLEADGSNMTSKSGSTGLTQEIDILDIGSSTPKKRKAANGVLKVRSLSDDDMPQALNEHVTNVVFSTPVSSQKILRRDGGLLGKLKATRFALPPSMDTKRLEQAAEKTSMQYLKMAADDPTMSPINLGNNLPKTPKRINTPFRTPKSVRRGATRQSSDRILGTPDYLAPELLLRHGHGPAVDWWALGVCFYEFMTGLPPFNDETPQKVFDNILHKNIEWPEGDEALSSEAVEAVDLLLTIDPNARPAAKEVQQMRFFDSIDWKNMENEEPPFVPTPDNPTDTAYFEARNNLQHLKLSNFTMED; encoded by the exons ATGGAAAAGGAGGAAGCTGCATGTGTGCAATACCAGCTATGTGATTACAAGACACCCAAAAAGACATCCATGCTAATTGATGGAGAACGTTTAATAGataaaattaatatattaacAACGCGACAAGATAATCAAACATGCACAAAG CTACCTACAATCAAAGACTTCGTTATTATAAAACCAATAAGCCGCGGCGCATTTGGAAAAGTGTTTTTGGGCTATAAAAACAATGATCCTAATAAATTATATGCAATCAAAGTGATGCGTAAATCCGATATGATAAATAAGAATATGGTATCACAAGTTATTACAGAGCGTAATGCCTTAGCATTGTCACGTAGCCCATTTTGTGTTAGCCTATTTTACTCGCTGCAATCCATCTCCTATATCTATTTAGTAATGGATTATATGGTGGGCGGTGATCTCAAATCATTACTTACCATGTATGGCTACTTTGACGAATCAGTTGCGCGTTTTTATGTAGCAGAAGTTGCATTAGCATTGCAATATTTACATGAGCATGGAATTGTGCATCGTGATATAAAGCCAGATAATATGCTGTTATCGGGGACTGGTCATGTAAAGTTGACTGATTTTGGTTTGAGCAAAATTGAGAATAGGAaag ATTTGGAAATTTCCGATCTGATAAATATTTCGCCTACGCTAAATACACGTACACCTGGTCAGTTGCTTTCATTAACGTCGCACTTGTCTTTTGGCTCGGAGAAGAAAATAGAATGTGGCACAGGCACTTCTAATTTGATGAATGCTATGAATAAACGTA ATGTAATAACTGAATCATCAGATAGTGAAGCAGATACATCATTGAATGAAGCTGAACGCACAAGTGACAGCAAAATTTCTGGTGTCTCACCATTCTTTTCagctgacgaaattaatatatctgCAACACACACATGCAACGCAACTAAt ACACAACTCACCGATAGCACATCTTCCTATCATACATGTACATCAACAGAATTAAGTAAAAATGATGGAAGTGCGAATACAATTTCAGCCAATAACACGCGTCACGTTGGCTTTGCAGATATAAGTATTGTCATGAAAGTTGAAAATGACTCTGCTGCTGTTTCTAAAGCAAACTGCAAT ggctGCAAGCTTGAAgattataaaaatcaaaataagttTTTAGTTAAAGTCGAACCATATGAGCAGGAAGAAACTTCGTTTGAGTTTAACATGGTTCGGAAACGTACCATTGACGAG ATACAGCGTTTACGCATTTCAAAATGTCCAGAAGACTCTGGTGTATCGAGTAGGAAAAGTGACTGTTCTAGCTCGCAGATTAATACAACTACAAGTTCTATGGATAAGGCTGAAAATATGTGTGTTTCTAAAACTGATACAAGCTGTTCAGATTATTCACGCAG CTACAACGTCAACATCAGTAATGAAACCAATAGCATGCGCTCACCATTTCGCAACTTATCGAAAAATTTTAAACGGCCAGAACTGCTTAG GGGTATGAAACGCAAGCTGAATCTTCTTAATCGTTCTGAAAATTCACCCTACTTAGAAGCGGATGGTTCTAATATGACTTCTAAATCAGGTAGTACTGGCCTTACACAAGAAATTGATATCCTAGACATTGGTAGCAGTACACCGAAAAAGCGTAAAGCAGCCAATGGTGTTCTAAAAGTTCGTTCACTCTCTGATGATGATATGCCACAGGCTTTAAATGAACATGTCACCAATGTTGTCTTTTCAACACCCGTTTCCTCGCAAAAGATATTACGTCGTGATGGTGGTTTACTGGGCAAACTTAAAGCTACGCGTTTCGCATTGCCTCCGTCAATGGATACAAAAAGATTAGAACAAGCAGCAGAAAAAACTAGTATGCAATATTTAAAAATGGCAGCTGATGATCCTACTATGTCACCCATAAATTTGGGTAATAATTTGCCCAAAACACCAAAACGTATTAACACACCATTTCGCACACCAAAATCTGTACGTCGTGGTGCTACACGACAATCTAGCGATCGCATACTCGGTACACCTGATTATTTAGCACCAGAATTACTATTGCGGCATGGACATGGTCCGGCTGTAGATTGGTGGGCACTTGGTGTTTGTTTCTATGAATTTATGACGGGTTTGCCGCCATTCAATGATGAAACACCACAAAAGGTTTTCGACAACATTCTAcataaaa ATATTGAATGGCCTGAAGGTGATGAAGCCCTCTCCAGTGAAGCAGTCGAAGCAGTTGATTTGTTGCTCACAATTGATCCGAATGCACGTCCGGCAGCCAAAGAGGTTCAGCAAATGCGTTTCTTTGATTCTATAGATTGGAAAAATATGGAAAACGAGGAGCCACCATTTGTACCAACTCCTGATAATCCCACCGATACAGCATATTTCGAGGCGCGTAATAATTTACAACATTTGAAGTTGTCTAACTTTACGATGGAGGACTAA
- the LOC137235674 gene encoding general transcriptional corepressor trfA-like: MSTKAVNQQQRRTPLTLTGGAAKSNQNQQSGKSSSDTNGNSNNGASAKTDNKLSASQKLETAANNADSKESTPKDVKKPQNSADKRPQNATNNETAKKNDKVDDKKTQNGANGKQTTNGGAKEKQQNGSEKQENGDGKTRSSNTTNSASNAAAKATTKSNEKSGTSTPTLKEETKAQEQKPSSKGTTRSNEKAVPNSTIAKDDAKTEESKTASANENHEKESEKEKEKKKDNASEKIVVEKETRSRRNEHAAAESENKQTEKTELPATRSSAAQPKARATPTKGVEKSSSTASTPTKASQRTRSVTTVIDDVEMEVLEVESSPEKSQKNSSAGSEVVATIITAPPSVTHLQPPTATSTPGKPLSTTTTMQQQKSKQTNQNTAAAPKSSEIPLNMQNSASPLERNSVPRAFTQIGGRRSIRPLNEYTPSKFQVNVQYRESYRRINTELDVSSTTNTSMNVTVGSEVPNNSSFSFFGRGRKRDRTPPPTQQQSTMELHNDADYSPPKRARLDMQMFFNVVASPLTLLRSRFSKTSIQSSTPVKLSSKLTADDDDEAEVQNVSGISIEEEIIENAESGMEKTATEDVMVGKKLDDDTTTPKQLESSPMKVDENSGGLEQHTDEIIKDAQKQIGSELRNVHEVAAGIADTSFKSAKNKRCNVM, from the coding sequence ATGTCGACAAAGGCTGTAAATCAACAACAACGACGTACACCTCTAACCCTCACTGGTGGCGCTGCCAAAAGTAATCAAAATCAACAAAGCGGTAAATCGTCGTCAGACACTAATGGCAATTCAAATAATGGCGCTAGCGCTAAAACTGACAATAAACTATCTGCTAGTCAGAAGTTGGAGACGGCAGCTAATAATGCCGATAGCAAGGAATCCACACCGAAAGATGTGAAGAAGCCACAGAATAGCGCTGATAAGCGTCCACAAAATGCTACCAATAATGAAACGGCTAAGAAAAATGATAAAGTGGATGACAAGAAAACGCAAAATGGTGCTAACGGCAAGCAAACAACTAATGGCGGCGCAAAGGAAAAGCAGCAAAATGGTAGCGAAAAACAGGAAAATGGTGATGGAAAAACTCGTTCGAGTAACACGACAAATTCAGCTAGCAATGCAGCTGCTAAAGCTACAACAAAATCAAACGAAAAAAGTGGCACCAGCACACCAACTTTGAAGGAGGAAACAAAAGCGCAGGAGCAAAAGCCATCTAGCAAAGGCACAACAAGATCAAACGAAAAAGCTGTTCCCAATTCAACAATTGCAAAAGACGATGCAAAGACAGAAGAGTCTAAGACTGCGTCAGCTAATGAAAACCATGAAAAAGAATCCGaaaaagagaaagagaaaaagaaaGATAATGCATCGGAGAAAATTGTTGTTGAAAAAGAAACAAGATCACGTCGTAATGAGCACGCTGCAGCTGAGAGTGAAAATAAGCAAACCGAAAAAACCGAGCTACCAGCAACACGCTCAAGCGCTGCACAACCTAAAGCACGTGCTACTCCCACAAAAGGTGTCGAGAAGTCATCTTCAACAGCAAGCACGCCAACAAAAGCTTCACAACGCACGCGAAGTGTTACTACTGTTATAGACGATGTTGAAATGGAAGTGCTTGAAGTGGAATCCTCACCGGAAAAATCGCAAAAGAATTCATCCGCTGGTAGTGAAGTCGTCGCCACTATTATAACTGCACCACCGTCAGTTACTCATCTCCAGCCACCAACGGCCACATCTACACCAGGCAAGCCTTTATCCACAACCACCACCATGCAACAACAAAAGTCaaaacaaacaaatcaaaatacTGCTGCTGCTCCTAAATCATCAGAGATTCCATTAAATATGCAAAATAGTGCCAGCCCACTAGAACGCAATAGTGTACCACGGGCATTTACACAAATCGGTGGACGACGCAGTATACGTCCGCTTAACGAATATACGCCATCGAAATTTCAGGTTAACGTACAGTATCGTGAATCTTATCGACGTATCAATACTGAATTAGATGTTAGCTCGACTACAAATACCAGCATGAATGTTACAGTGGGTTCAGAAGTCCCAAATAATTCATCATTTTCATTCTTTGGACGCGGACGTAAGCGTGATCGTACACCACCGCCAACACAACAGCAATCGACTATGGAATTACATAATGATGCTGATTATTCTCCACCCAAACGTGCACGTCTCGATATGCAAATGTTCTTTAACGTAGTCGCATCACCGTTAACATTATTGCGTTCACGTTTTTCAAAAACTTCAATACAAAGTAGTACGCCAGTAAAGTTGAGCTCTAAACTAACagctgatgatgatgatgaggcTGAGGTGCAAAATGTTTCTGGCATATCAATTGAAGAGGAAATTATCGAAAATGCTGAAAGTGGTATGGAGAAGACTGCAACTGAAGATGTGATGGTGGGTAAGAAGTTGGATGATGATACCACCACGCCCAAACAGTTGGAATCCTCGCCTATGAAAGTCGATGAAAATTCCGGCGGCCTTGAGCAGCATACCGATGAAATAATAAAGGACGCACAGAAACAGATTGGTTCTGAGCTCAGAAATGTACATGAAGTTGCTGCGGGTATTGCAGATACGTCTTTTAAGTCGGCAAAGAATAAGAGATGTAATGTCATGTAA